The Brevibacillus humidisoli DNA segment TACGCGCGGGATGTGGTGGAAGAGGCGATTGACCAATATGAACGGCAGGTGGTGGCGGAACGACTGGAGAGAGTCGGATTGACCCTGCAGACGATCCAACCAATCGAGACGACGGTGGAAAGCGTAGCTTCCGACGAGCGGATCACCGGCAGTATGCTTGCGTCGGTCATTCCGCTGATGCTGCTGCTTTCCCTCGCTTCCGGCGGCATCCCGGCAGCCACGGATCTGGTGGCGGGAGAAAAAGAACGCGGAACCATGGAGGCGTTGATCGCTTCCCCTGTCTCACCCAGTAGTCTGTTGACGGCCAAACTGTTTGCGGTCATGCTGATGAGCGGCGTCAGTGCGCTGGCCTCCCTGATCAGCCTGTCTACTGTGCTTGCCTTTTCCCCGCTGGGGATGGAGCAGGCAAACTTCTCGCTCGGCTTTTTGCAGCCCGCGACGATCGCCCTGCTGCTGCTGATGCTGCTCCTGCTGGCCGCCTTTTTTGCCGGACTGGAGTTGGCGATCAGTACGATGGCCAGGTCGTTTAAGGAAGCACAGACGTACATGACCCCTGTCGTGTTCCTGGCGATGGTGCCAGCTTACATGCTGATGCCGATCAACCCGGTGGACATCCCGCTGATCTACTATCTGCTGCCGGCATTTAACGGGATGGCGATCTTTAAAGAAGTGTTTTACGGCGTGGTCGAGCCGCTGCACGCGCTGCTGGTAGTAGCTTCTTCGCTGGTTTATGTGGTGCTGGTGATTTGGCTGGCGGCACGCTTCTTTCAAAAAGAGAGCTTGCTGGTCAAGTAGAGTGGTGCGGATGGGCTGGACTAGGCTGCGGCAGGTGTAGTAGAATGGCAGGTAAAAACAAGACTACGGGAAAAATCATGCAGCATCTGGCAAAACACAGGCCGATGGTGTTCCCACCCCCGGTAGTCAACAGGGAAGGTAGACCAACCGTGAGTTCATTCTACGCAGGCAGTTTTTTTGTGCTTATCTCGGCGGCAGCTTTTGCGATGATCCCCATCTTTGCACTGTACGCCTACGAGGGCGGGGTCAGCGTTGCGACGCTGCTGTTTCTCCGCTTTCTGATCGCAGGCGTACTTTTCTTTTCCTATCTGTTTGTCAAAAAGTCGGGCCGCCTCAAGCTGACACCGCAGCAGTTGATTCATCTGCTGCTGCTCGGCTGTTTTTTTTACACGATGCAGTCGATCCTGTACTTTTCTTCAGTTGCTTATATCCCGGCTTCATTGGCTGCTCTGCTGCTCTATACCTTTCCGATCTACGTCTCGATTCTCTCCTATCTGGTCGATCGGGAGCCGATCAATGGCAAGACGATTACCTCGATTCTGATCTCGATGAGCGGACTGGCGTTGGTATTGGGAACCTCGTTTGGCGAAGTGGAGATCGTCGGGGTACTGCTGGCGCTGGGAGCGGCTGTTAGCTATGCCCTATACATCGTGCTGGGCAATCGGACGGTGCAGCATCTGCCGCCGTTGGTGGTGAGCGGCTATGTGTCGCTGTTTGCCACCTGTTCGCTGTTTGTGGTCGGCTTGGCTACAGGCGGGCTAGCCTTGTCGTTTGCGCCAAGCGCGTGGTGGGCCGTGCTGGGAGTAGCCGTTGTTTGTACGGTGATCGCCTTTTTTACCTTTTTTCGGGGACTGTCGCTGGTCGGTTCGACGCGGGCATCTGTGCTCAGCATGATTGAGCCGGTGGTGACCAGTCTCTTCTCCGCGCTGCTGTTCGCGGAGCGGCTCAGTTGGCTGCAGATGATGGGAGGGGCGATCGTGCTGATCGGTGCGTCGCTGATCGTCACCGCACGGGAACAGGCCAAGGTGGAACAGAGCGGGTAGCTGACATCATTGATTGCTATCCTTTTTGCTATTTCTCTTATGCTATCCCGAATACGTTAGTCGAATAACAGTTGCCATGCATGTGGAGAAGGAGTGAGTGAACGATGCCGATCAATCGGGTGAGGGATTATGTAGCAGCTCATGATCCGTCGATCGTGCCGATCGAGTTTGCAGAAGAGACCAAAACGGTGGAAGACGCTGCACGCGTGCTGGGCGTGGAACCGGGGCAGATCGCCAAGTCGATCCTGTTTCGTGCGGGAGAACAGTATGGCTTGTTTGTCGCGGCAGGTGATGTAAAGGTGAGTGCAAAAGTGGTCAAAGCACTGCTGGGTGGCAAACCGCGGATGGCCAAGCCGCAGGAAGTGGAGGAAGTGACCGGTTTTCGCGTCGGCGGGGTTTGCCCGTTTGCGCTGGCACAAGAGGTGCCGATCTTTCTGGACGAATCGATGAAACGGTTTTCGACGGTGTACACTGCGGCGGGGACGGCCAACTCGGTGCTGCCGGTCAGTTTTGCGCAGTTGCAGGAGATCACAGGCGGGACCGTGGTGGAGATGCAGCAGGATCAGCAGGTGCGGGTGGATACATAGATTAGGCGTTGATACCGGGAATGAATATGAAATCGCAAGTAACTGGCTGCCCGACTTTTGGCAGCCTCTTTGCGTTCCATTCCCACCGAGTTCTGCTGAGCTTTATCAGATCGTAAAAAAGTGTTATGATTTGATTGTTGGAATATAGTAAAATTGCTACATATATTTCTAATCGCAAACGTGAATGGAAATGGTTTTCGGCATTTCGATCGGCAAACCATAAGGCTCAAGGAGGATGCAAAGGAATTGAATCTGGAACTGCAGCAGTTTAAAGCTGATTTTTTTAAAGCGCTGGCTCACCCGCTGAGGATTCGGATTATCGAATTGTTGCGGGATGGGGACAAGTATGTCAATGAGCTGCAAGCTCATATGGAAGTGGAGAGTTCGATCGTATCGCAGCAGTTGGCTATTTTGCGTGCAAAAAATATTGTGGTTGGCGTGAAAGAGGGGAACAAAGTGGCATACTCGGTCAAAGACCCTGCGATTTACGAATTGCTGGCAGTAGCCAAGAAAATGTTCCACAATCATCTGAGCGATACGATTTCTCTGCTCAATCAGATGAATGCGGATTGAACGCAGCTACGTCAACATGATGGTGTTATCAAGGAGCAATCCAGGTATGAGTTCGTGGAGTAGAAACTACACAGACAGGTGATGAGCAGTGTATAAGAATTTGCACCAGGAACTATTGTCCGGTATTACCGTTGCCGTTGTCGCTCTCCCGTTGGCACTGGCGTTTGGAGTGGCAGCCACGGGCTCACCGGAAGGGGCTATTGTTGGTCTATATGGAGCGATCTTCACCGGTTTCTTTGCCGCATTGTTCGGAGGAACTCCGGCTCAGGTGACGGGTCCGACCGGGCCGATTACCGTCGTCATCACGGCCGTAATCGCGGAGTACGGCCTCGCGTACGCGCTGGTGGCGACTGTACTTGCGGGGCTGTTCCAGATATTGTTTGGATTACTCCGGTTGGGGGATTACATCCGCTTTATTCCACAGCCTGTCATCAGCGGATTTATGAATGGGATAGCCATCATCATTATCATGACCCAGATGCAGACGATCGAAAGCGGTCTGTTGATTGTCATCATCACGATCATGATCATGCTGCTCTCCAGTCGATATATCAAGGTGATACCTGGCAGCTTGGTCGCTCTGCTCGCAGGAACAGGCTTGGTCTTGTTATTGGGACCTTATCTGCCGCAAACATCGTTTTCCCTCCCGTTTTTGGGTGAGCTTCACTTGCTCAAACAGATAGAGCTGATTGGCCCGATTCCCACCGGATTGCCGCAATTGCATCTGCCAGGCTGGGAGCCTGAGATCCTGATCCAACTGATCTCCCCGGCCATCACCATTGCCGTATTGGGGTCGATCGACTCGCTTCTAACATCGGTAGTGATGGACAATATAACCGGACGAAAACATAACAGCAATAAGGAGTTAATCGGACAGGGCATCGGGAATGCCATCTCCGGTTTATTCGGGGGACTGGCAGGAGCAGGAGCCACTGTCCGGTCGGTGGTAAATGTGAAGAGCGGGGGAAGAACAGCCGTTTCCGCCATGGTGCACAGCGTCATTTTGCTGCTGTTCATGCTGGTGCTTGGCTCGTTTGTCAGTGAAATCCCGCTTGCTGTGCTGGCTGGCATTCTCGTGGTAACCGGGGTATCGATGTTTGACTACGAGAGTTTGCGAGTGCTGCGCAGCGAGCCAAAATCGGATGCGGCAGCGATGCTGATCACGATGGTCCTGACCGTCATGGTGGATTTAATGGTTGCGGTTGGCGTCGGGGTTGTCCTGTCTTCTCTGCTGTTTATGAAACGGATGAGTGAAGAGGGCGTATCCATCACGCGAGAATCGGTGGAAGCAAACGAGGAAATCACGCTGTTTTCGCTTCGAGGGCCCCTGTACTTTGGCTCATGCAGCCGGTTAACGGATGAGGTGACGAAGGTTGACTCCCGATTTGTCATCCTGGATATGAGCGATGTCTCCGTGATCGATGCATCGGGAGCGCTCGCGTTAGGGCAGATCAGCGGAAAAGTGAGAGAAAAAGAAAGTACGCTGATCCTTACTGGAGTGAAAGAAAATGTTCGGGCCCGGTTGGAAAAGATGAAGGTATTG contains these protein-coding regions:
- a CDS encoding ABC transporter permease, whose product is MKRQQIWLVFRKEFIDLLRDRKTWIGAFVIPIVVIPLLFLLIGSSMSSVEEEARSDIPLAVRGAADHPLIEQLLQQPGTRLVQQSDPLAALQQGEIRAVIQVPDDLEQRLADGDTTQVKLWYDPSNQKSAYARDVVEEAIDQYERQVVAERLERVGLTLQTIQPIETTVESVASDERITGSMLASVIPLMLLLSLASGGIPAATDLVAGEKERGTMEALIASPVSPSSLLTAKLFAVMLMSGVSALASLISLSTVLAFSPLGMEQANFSLGFLQPATIALLLLMLLLLAAFFAGLELAISTMARSFKEAQTYMTPVVFLAMVPAYMLMPINPVDIPLIYYLLPAFNGMAIFKEVFYGVVEPLHALLVVASSLVYVVLVIWLAARFFQKESLLVK
- a CDS encoding DMT family transporter, which encodes MSSFYAGSFFVLISAAAFAMIPIFALYAYEGGVSVATLLFLRFLIAGVLFFSYLFVKKSGRLKLTPQQLIHLLLLGCFFYTMQSILYFSSVAYIPASLAALLLYTFPIYVSILSYLVDREPINGKTITSILISMSGLALVLGTSFGEVEIVGVLLALGAAVSYALYIVLGNRTVQHLPPLVVSGYVSLFATCSLFVVGLATGGLALSFAPSAWWAVLGVAVVCTVIAFFTFFRGLSLVGSTRASVLSMIEPVVTSLFSALLFAERLSWLQMMGGAIVLIGASLIVTAREQAKVEQSG
- a CDS encoding YbaK/EbsC family protein; the protein is MPINRVRDYVAAHDPSIVPIEFAEETKTVEDAARVLGVEPGQIAKSILFRAGEQYGLFVAAGDVKVSAKVVKALLGGKPRMAKPQEVEEVTGFRVGGVCPFALAQEVPIFLDESMKRFSTVYTAAGTANSVLPVSFAQLQEITGGTVVEMQQDQQVRVDT
- a CDS encoding ArsR/SmtB family transcription factor codes for the protein MNLELQQFKADFFKALAHPLRIRIIELLRDGDKYVNELQAHMEVESSIVSQQLAILRAKNIVVGVKEGNKVAYSVKDPAIYELLAVAKKMFHNHLSDTISLLNQMNAD
- a CDS encoding SulP family inorganic anion transporter, producing the protein MYKNLHQELLSGITVAVVALPLALAFGVAATGSPEGAIVGLYGAIFTGFFAALFGGTPAQVTGPTGPITVVITAVIAEYGLAYALVATVLAGLFQILFGLLRLGDYIRFIPQPVISGFMNGIAIIIIMTQMQTIESGLLIVIITIMIMLLSSRYIKVIPGSLVALLAGTGLVLLLGPYLPQTSFSLPFLGELHLLKQIELIGPIPTGLPQLHLPGWEPEILIQLISPAITIAVLGSIDSLLTSVVMDNITGRKHNSNKELIGQGIGNAISGLFGGLAGAGATVRSVVNVKSGGRTAVSAMVHSVILLLFMLVLGSFVSEIPLAVLAGILVVTGVSMFDYESLRVLRSEPKSDAAAMLITMVLTVMVDLMVAVGVGVVLSSLLFMKRMSEEGVSITRESVEANEEITLFSLRGPLYFGSCSRLTDEVTKVDSRFVILDMSDVSVIDASGALALGQISGKVREKESTLILTGVKENVRARLEKMKVLEKIGSEYVFESWDKGVHFVEEKCAVRPSTGFAGLY